The following nucleotide sequence is from Methanolinea sp..
ACCGCTGAACTCACCGCTGGTCTCTTTCGGGGTTGGTCCGAATGACGAGGAGTACACCTCAACGAGGATCTCGTCGTCGACTGCCAGGTTGGTGGTTCCCTTGATCTCGAACTTGTCCCCGACCATCTTCTGGGTGACCGGGAGGATCTTGATCTCAGGCACCTGGATCAGGAACTGGAGCTTGGTGTAGGTATCGTCGATGGCCGCGTTGTCCATTGCAACGGTAAGTGCATGGGCCGCATCGGATCCCTGCAGGCTTCCCGCGCCATAGAGCTTGAACAGGTTGGACCACCGGGTTGGGTAGGATCCCACAACGTAGTCTCCCTGGCGGATAACATCGAAAACGTCGTTGTACATCGGGTGCTGGACGACAATGAAATACTGCCCGCTGGTCAGCGTCGACGTGATGGCTCCGGAGACCTCGTAGTCGAAGGTACCGTCATCATTGACGCTCTCGGTTGCACGGTTTGCATAGTTCTTGCCCATTATCCAGATTGCAACGCCCGGTGAGGGTTTGCCTTCGGCAACTCCGCGGACATAGATCTTGTCACCCTGGGCAACCGTGGACTGGGAAGCCTGGGCGGTCACGAAGGGCTTGCGGATGATGACCGAAACGGTTCCGTACTGGGTCCCGGAAAGGCTCGACTTGTCGTTCGGGGTTGCTACCGCGTAGATGGTGTAGGTCCCGGCATCGATGTTGAGGTTGGCAGTCTGCCACTTGTACTCCCAGGTGTTATCATCCATGACATCAGTGCTGGTGAAGAGTGGCGGTGCAACGAACGGGTTGACCGCGATCCTCGGGTCGGACATCAGGCCACCGTTCGGCGGGAGGTTGGGGCCGGTAATGAAAAGGTACACGACATCGGTCTCGGAGTTGGTGCCGGAGAGGCGGACTTCCTGCCCGAGGAAGTAGCTCTGGTCGCCGGCAGCGACAACGGTCACGGTCCCCTTCTCGACCTTCACATCAACTTCATCGGACTTGTACTGGCCGGCGAAGTTCTGCTCAACGCGGATGGTATACTTCTTGTCATCAGTGTCTGCACCGGTAACGAACCCGATGGTGCGGGTACCGCTGGGGGAAGTCTTTGCCAGTGCGTAGTACTGGACACCGTTGTTCGGCTGTTCGGGAACATCCTGCTTGATGGTGCGCCCTGCTCCGCCTTCATACGGATAGGAACCAATCGTGTAGGGTCCGGCAACCGGATCCTGTGCAACGCCGTCCTGGGCGAACGAGATCAGCGGGGGCTGGTCGCCTGCTCCACCACTCATGCCACCGGTGCCCTTGACCCAGACATAATAGTCAGTGTTGGGCCGGCCGGTGATGGTAACCGAGAACTGGTTGCCCCGGACTACGGTGTCCTTGCTTGCCTGGATCTTGACCGTGTCACCAGCAATGGTAACCGTCTTGAGTGCGGTCACGGTCTTGCCGGTAAAGTCGGATCCGTCAGGTGCCTTGTAGTTGTCCTTGATGCTGTTGAGAGCCAGCTCGGCGCTCACGGTGTAGGTCCCGGCCTTGTATA
It contains:
- a CDS encoding DUF3821 domain-containing protein → MTKRFSLMLISLIALALLILPASAANNVIAAGGDVFIGEQGLNVSAAVASGSTIAWFASGTNPATDAPNYQINVGDATNFYVAPADFVGRTGNWYIGGTTTVAFSCVDPSLDIKVWDNNANKDVTGKQVVSGEFLNFRVETNTYSVTKRTGYNPATDGFVTIKVKTADGAVYTALWQSQTVSVPLTKRTVDKSLWYWVAVTPTTGWNTAVTDAAGSRLYKAGTYTVSAELALNSIKDNYKAPDGSDFTGKTVTALKTVTIAGDTVKIQASKDTVVRGNQFSVTITGRPNTDYYVWVKGTGGMSGGAGDQPPLISFAQDGVAQDPVAGPYTIGSYPYEGGAGRTIKQDVPEQPNNGVQYYALAKTSPSGTRTIGFVTGADTDDKKYTIRVEQNFAGQYKSDEVDVKVEKGTVTVVAAGDQSYFLGQEVRLSGTNSETDVVYLFITGPNLPPNGGLMSDPRIAVNPFVAPPLFTSTDVMDDNTWEYKWQTANLNIDAGTYTIYAVATPNDKSSLSGTQYGTVSVIIRKPFVTAQASQSTVAQGDKIYVRGVAEGKPSPGVAIWIMGKNYANRATESVNDDGTFDYEVSGAITSTLTSGQYFIVVQHPMYNDVFDVIRQGDYVVGSYPTRWSNLFKLYGAGSLQGSDAAHALTVAMDNAAIDDTYTKLQFLIQVPEIKILPVTQKMVGDKFEIKGTTNLAVDDEILVEVYSSSFGPTPKETSGEFSGASGTVKVVKGTEGFNTWSFPVDTTTFKPDEYIVQASAIGLETAQDVTATTLFNVVAYVQPTTAPPTAPPTAPPTAPPTAPPTAPPTTTPGFGALVALIGLGAVAFLIVRKH